In Procambarus clarkii isolate CNS0578487 chromosome 13, FALCON_Pclarkii_2.0, whole genome shotgun sequence, the following are encoded in one genomic region:
- the LOC138364437 gene encoding periaxin-like codes for MYCEESQRKDQRRKITEVTLLKDQRRKITEVTLLKDQRRKITEVTLLKDQRRKITEVTLLKDQRRKITEVTLLKDQRRKVTEVTLLKDQRRKITEVTLLKDQRRKITQVTLLKDQRRKVTEVTLLKDQRRKITEVTLLKDQRRKITQVTLLKDQRRKITQVTLLKDQRRKITQVTLLKDQRRKITQVTLLKDQRRKITQVTLLKDQRRKVTEVTLLKDQRRKIMQVTLLKDQRRKITQVTLLKDQRRKVTEVTLLKDQRRNITEVTLLKDQRRKITQVTLLKDQRRKITEVTLLKDQRRKITQVTLLKDQRRKITQVTLLKDQRRKITQVILQEKHKITEMLKQTRLSIQGGII; via the coding sequence ATGTATTGTGAGGAAAGCCAGAGAAAGGACCAACGTAGGAAGATAACGGAGGTCACACTACTAAAGGACCAACGTAGGAAGATAACGGAGGTCACACTACTAAAGGACCAACGTAGGAAGATAACGGAGGTCACACTACTAAAGGACCAACGTAGGAAGATAACGGAGGTCACACTACTAAAGGACCAACGTAGGAAGATAACGGAGGTCACACTACTAAAGGACCAACGTAGGAAGGTAACGGAGGTCACACTACTAAAGGACCAACGTAGGAAGATAACGGAGGTCACACTACTAAAGGACCAACGTAGGAAGATAACGCAGGTCACACTACTAAAGGACCAACGTAGGAAGGTAACGGAGGTCACACTACTAAAGGACCAACGTAGGAAGATAACGGAGGTCACACTACTAAAGGACCAACGTAGGAAGATAACGCAGGTCACACTACTAAAGGACCAACGTAGGAAGATAACGCAGGTCACACTACTAAAGGACCAACGTAGGAAGATAACGCAGGTCACACTACTAAAGGACCAACGTAGGAAGATAACGCAGGTCACACTACTAAAGGACCAACGTAGGAAGATAACGCAGGTCACACTACTAAAGGACCAACGTAGGAAGGTAACGGAGGTCACACTACTAAAGGACCAACGTAGGAAGATAATGCAGGTCACACTACTAAAGGACCAACGTAGGAAGATAACGCAGGTCACACTACTAAAGGACCAACGTAGGAAGGTAACGGAGGTCACACTACTAAAGGACCAACGTAGGAATATAACGGAGGTCACACTACTAAAGGACCAACGTAGGAAGATAACGCAGGTCACACTACTAAAGGACCAACGTAGGAAGATAACGGAGGTCACACTACTAAAGGACCAACGTAGGAAGATAACGCAGGTCACACTACTAAAGGACCAACGTAGGAAGATAACGCAGGTCACACTACTAAAGGACCAACGTAGGAAGATAACGCAGGTCATACTACAAGAGAAAcacaaaataacggaaatgcttaagcagacgcgACTTTCCATACAaggaggaataatttaa